The following DNA comes from Ignavibacteria bacterium.
TCAAACAGGACATCTGTTCCAAGCGGTAAACCTATTGAATGTTTTAAATGACCTCCTTTAACAAGTACATTTTTCGCTCCAAGCTCAAAAAGCATCAAAGCGGCAGTTTCAAGGTCATCAAGAGATTCTATTTTCAATCCCGTTAATATCTCAGCTTCCGGGATATTCGGAGTAAGCAGGTATGTTTGTTTAAGCAATAGCTTTTTCAGCGCCGTAATTCCCTGCTTATTCAGCATAACGAACGAGTTTTTTGAATAGATCACAGGATCAACAATAAGCTTTATGTTTTTTTTACGTTTAAAGTATCCGGCAATTACTTCTATAGCACCTGCACCGGCTAACATTCCTGTCTTAGCTGTTTTGATATCAAAATCATCGAACACACTTTTCATTTGCGCGTTTATCTGTTTTTTTGTTACTGAAACAGATGACTGCACTCCCTTTGTATTTTGCGCTGTAACGGCTGTAACTACAGAAAGGCCGTATACACCATGGTTTTTAAAGGTTTTGATATCTGACTGAATACCTGCTCCGGCTCCGGAATCTGAACCTGCAATTGTTAATACACATTTTTTTGCTTTGCTGATTGCCATAATTTTACTAAATTAATTTCTTTTTTAATTCCCTTAATACTTTTACAGGGTCTTTTGAATTAAGCACAGAACCGATAACTGCAATTCCATGAACATTTGAAGTTAATACATCCTCAATATTAGCGGGTGAAATTCCCCCGATGGCTATCACCGGTATCTTTATTTTTTTCACTACTTCAGTAAGCAATTTTACACCTTTGGCTTTTTCAGGTTTATATTTGGTTTTAGTGGGATATATATGACCAAAGCCTATATAATCTGCTCCTTCTTTTTGACGTAATAGTGCTTCCTTTATTGAATGCGCTGTACCTCCTATTATTTTTCTGCTGCCCAGAAGCTTTCGGGCATCTTTTACCGGGATATCTTCCTTGCCTAAATGAACACCGTCAGCATCTGAAGCCATTGCTATATCTGTTCTGTCATTAACTATAAACAGAACTTTATGTTCCCTGCAAAGCTTCAATATTTTTTTTGCAATATTTATCAGCTCACCTGTTGGCAGTGATTTATCGCGAAGCTGAATTATATCCGCCCCGCCTTTAATTGCCATTTTTGCAATCTGAATATGTGAATATTTATTCTGAATCACTGTATCAGTTATCAGGCATAATCTGCCGATCTTTTTCATTTTACAACTCTCCTAATACTTTTTTGTAATGCGATATATTTCCTTTAATATTTTGCGAATAAAAAAGATCGCTTATTGCAGCAACACCATACGCTCCGGCTTTAAGGCATTTTTCAGCCCGAATGGGATTTATTCCACCTACAGCAATAACAGGGATTGAAACTTTACTGCACACAATCCTTAACTTTTCCAAACCCTGCGGCTTACCGAATTTTACTTTTGAGGGAGTCCTGTAAACCGGGCCGAACAGTACGTAATCAAATCCATCTTTTTCTGCCTGCAAAGCTTCTGCAAGGGAATGCACACTTTTTCCTGATATCATACTTTTGCAGAATTTTTTGATATATCCGGCAGGGATGCCGTTAGTTACTGCGTGAACGCCGCCGAGACCTGCAAGCAATGCTATATCAAATCTATCATTAATAATTATTTTAGTAACTTTCCCATCCACGTTCCGCATTAGTTTTTTTGCCAGCTCAAGGACCTCGCCGGTTGTGGAATGTTTTTGGCGAAGCTGCACAGCTTTAATGCCGCACTTAGAAAGCGAAATAATTTTCCTGTGCAATGTTTTGCCGGAAACCTCTCCGGGAGTAATTGCAAGAAGCCTGAACGGCAGTTTATTTTTGGGAATGGAAGATGTTTTGATTTTTATTAGTAGATTTTCTTAAAGTATGATTCCTGCTGTGTTCTGTAATCTGTATATATTCCTGAGGAATAATCCTGCTTTATAACATATGTACCTGTTTGTTTAGCATTAACCCATTCAAGCCATATTTGCTCGTTGGCCGGGGTATTTTCTTCGTATTGAAGAATCCGTTTAACATTATCTGTACTGTAAGTAACGTAATAAAATTGTTCATCATGGGAAATTGTTACTTTGAAATCACCAAGCATATAATCTCCGTCAAATGTCTGTGAATACGAAACTGCAGCTGAAAAAATTAAAAAGAATATGACAAACGTTAGTTTTTTCATTTTAAGCTGAATTTATTTCTCAGGTGATTTATTTATCAGGAATTAATTAACCCTTCCAGCGGGCTTGACGCTTTTGCGTAAAGTCTTTTCGGAATTCTGCCTGCCTCAAATGCGAGCCTGCCGGCTTCGATTGCGAGTTTCATAGCTTGTGCCATTTTAACCGGGTGTTCAGCCCCGGCAATTGCTGTATTCATAAGGATTCCGTCTACACCAAGCTCCATAGCAAGCGCAGCATCGCTTGCTGTACCCACACCGGCATCCACAATGACAGGTATATCAATCAGATCACGGATAATTTGAATATTATACGGATTGCGTATGCCCATTCCGCTGCCAATAGGAGCGCCAAGGGGCATTACAGCCGCGCATCCCATATCTGCCAGCTTGCGGCAAGTTATCGGGTCATCGTTGCAGTATGGCAGCACAATAAAATCATCCGCAAGAAGCTGCTCTGCAGCTTTCAACAGCTCTGTAACATCAGGGAATAATGTTTCATCATCACCAATTACTTCAAGCTTAACCCAGTTAGTTTCCAGCGCTTCGCGCGCAAGCTGCGCTGTGAGCACAGCTTCCTTAGCTGTAAAACAGCCGGCAGTATTTGGCAGTATCCAGTATTTGTTTCTGTCAATCATATTCATGATGCTTTCCTGTCCGTCAGCGCTTTTTAAATTAAGCCTGCGTATTGAAACTGTAATAAAATCCGTTCCGCTTGCTTCGAGTGACTGAAGCATTGTATGCGGATCAGGGTAACGTGAAGTACCCACTATTAATCGTGATTTAAACTCTTTTCCCGCTATTGTTAGGTTACTCATAATTTTTATATTGTCATGCTAAATCGTTTTCAGCATCTTAAAATGTTATTACTGAAGCAGACCCTGAAACAAGTTCAGGGTGACAAAACTACCCGCCCTGTACAGCATGTACTATCTCAATACTATCATTTTCATTCAGCATAGTTTCATTCCATTTACTCTTTGGAATGATCATATCATTTACAGCTACGGCTATTCCGCGTGGCTCTTTTCCGTTTAACCTCAAAGCAACAAAATCACTTAAATTCATTTTTCCCTCAAGTTCCAGAACTTCGCCATTTATCTTAATATTCATTTTTCTTATACAGTTTCTTTGTAAAATCTTTCAATCCCGAAACCACTCAATGCTTCGCTTTTTTTGCCGGAAGCTATCCAATCACTTAGTTCAAAAGCTGTCACTGGTGTTAATAATATTCCGTTGCGGTAATGACCTGTGGCAAAATACAAGCCTTCTATTTCTGAATCGCCTATAATCGGCATATGGTCACGGCTGCCGGGTCTTAACCCAACATCTATTGATTCAATTGAAAGGTCATAAATTGAAGGCACTGCTTCCCAGCCTCTTTCAAGCAGCCGGAAAATTTCTCCTGCAGTCGGATCGGTATCATATCCCTGCTCTTCAACACTGGCGCCCAGAATAAGCCGCCCGTCACTTTTAGGCAGCAGGTATACATCAGGAGCTCTGACAACTTTTGTTACACGGCATGAATCGTTCAATCTCAAATTTATGATCTGCCCTTTAACAGGCCTAACAGGCGGCTGCAGATTTTCCGGTAATCCCGGGATCTGTTTTGACCAAGCACCGCCTGCAACAATTATATTTTCAAACTTCAGGTCCTTGCCGTGAACACTGACTCCTTCAATTTTGCCGTTTGTGATATTAATATTTTCTACATTATGCTCTTCATATAATTTGCCGCCGCATTTTTGGAACGCGGTCTTAAGAGCATCAAGCAATAACCGGTTATTTATTTGAGCGTCATCTTCAATCCATATAGCGCCGGTACAGCGCGGTGAGAGGAATGGCTCAATTTCTCTGGCTTCGCTGCCTGTTAGCCAGAGTACCGGCATACCTATCTTTTCGCGGAAGTCATACAGCCTGCGAAGCCTTTCAGCATCATCCCTGTCAAATCCGGGAAGAATGCATCCTGTTTTTTCAAGCTCAACTTTAATACCGCTATCGGCATATAATTCTTCAACAAAACGGGGGTACATATCCAGGCTTTTACGGCAAAGATAAAACAGTTCTATATCTTCAAAACCCATTTCTGCCTGCGGAGCAAGCATACCTGCAGCAGCCCAGCTGGCGCTTCTTCCGGCTATATGGCGCTCAAGTATTTCTACGTTAATTCCCTTTTTGGCGAGCTGCCATCCTAGAGA
Coding sequences within:
- the thiO gene encoding glycine oxidase ThiO, whose amino-acid sequence is MSNTIIIGGGIIGLSLGWQLAKKGINVEILERHIAGRSASWAAAGMLAPQAEMGFEDIELFYLCRKSLDMYPRFVEELYADSGIKVELEKTGCILPGFDRDDAERLRRLYDFREKIGMPVLWLTGSEAREIEPFLSPRCTGAIWIEDDAQINNRLLLDALKTAFQKCGGKLYEEHNVENINITNGKIEGVSVHGKDLKFENIIVAGGAWSKQIPGLPENLQPPVRPVKGQIINLRLNDSCRVTKVVRAPDVYLLPKSDGRLILGASVEEQGYDTDPTAGEIFRLLERGWEAVPSIYDLSIESIDVGLRPGSRDHMPIIGDSEIEGLYFATGHYRNGILLTPVTAFELSDWIASGKKSEALSGFGIERFYKETV
- the thiD gene encoding bifunctional hydroxymethylpyrimidine kinase/phosphomethylpyrimidine kinase; translation: MAISKAKKCVLTIAGSDSGAGAGIQSDIKTFKNHGVYGLSVVTAVTAQNTKGVQSSVSVTKKQINAQMKSVFDDFDIKTAKTGMLAGAGAIEVIAGYFKRKKNIKLIVDPVIYSKNSFVMLNKQGITALKKLLLKQTYLLTPNIPEAEILTGLKIESLDDLETAALMLFELGAKNVLVKGGHLKHSIGLPLGTDVLFDGKKFYLFNTNYVSTGNTHGIGCTLSAAITSNLALGFSLIESIDKAKGYVVRSLKRTQKIGKGFNPVEQ
- a CDS encoding thiamine phosphate synthase; amino-acid sequence: MHRKIISLSKCGIKAVQLRQKHSTTGEVLELAKKLMRNVDGKVTKIIINDRFDIALLAGLGGVHAVTNGIPAGYIKKFCKSMISGKSVHSLAEALQAEKDGFDYVLFGPVYRTPSKVKFGKPQGLEKLRIVCSKVSIPVIAVGGINPIRAEKCLKAGAYGVAAISDLFYSQNIKGNISHYKKVLGEL
- the thiE gene encoding thiamine phosphate synthase; protein product: MKKIGRLCLITDTVIQNKYSHIQIAKMAIKGGADIIQLRDKSLPTGELINIAKKILKLCREHKVLFIVNDRTDIAMASDADGVHLGKEDIPVKDARKLLGSRKIIGGTAHSIKEALLRQKEGADYIGFGHIYPTKTKYKPEKAKGVKLLTEVVKKIKIPVIAIGGISPANIEDVLTSNVHGIAVIGSVLNSKDPVKVLRELKKKLI
- the thiS gene encoding sulfur carrier protein ThiS, with the protein product MNIKINGEVLELEGKMNLSDFVALRLNGKEPRGIAVAVNDMIIPKSKWNETMLNENDSIEIVHAVQGG
- a CDS encoding thiazole synthase, with protein sequence MSNLTIAGKEFKSRLIVGTSRYPDPHTMLQSLEASGTDFITVSIRRLNLKSADGQESIMNMIDRNKYWILPNTAGCFTAKEAVLTAQLAREALETNWVKLEVIGDDETLFPDVTELLKAAEQLLADDFIVLPYCNDDPITCRKLADMGCAAVMPLGAPIGSGMGIRNPYNIQIIRDLIDIPVIVDAGVGTASDAALAMELGVDGILMNTAIAGAEHPVKMAQAMKLAIEAGRLAFEAGRIPKRLYAKASSPLEGLINS